In Microcoleus sp. FACHB-672, one DNA window encodes the following:
- a CDS encoding retron system putative HNH endonuclease, with protein MANWKALANENWTPTYEDDFRGKVKTEVHDWLLHEQGYICCYCGIRVTRDTSHIEHLKPRSAYPELALDYRNLLVSCQRKRTQSEHCAYKKDDWYDEHLMISPLQSNCAEFFRYSEAGEILPADKPDKQAAATTIFKLGLNISKLTANRKKAIEDILEVIEVLSDEDIKKLIQGFNQPDANGECEEFSTAIIYILNQTLLYRHPMI; from the coding sequence TTGGCAAACTGGAAGGCACTCGCTAACGAGAATTGGACACCTACTTATGAGGATGATTTTCGAGGAAAAGTAAAAACTGAGGTGCATGATTGGTTACTACATGAGCAAGGTTATATCTGTTGCTATTGCGGAATCCGAGTTACTAGAGATACCAGCCATATTGAACATCTCAAGCCAAGGAGTGCTTATCCAGAACTCGCGCTAGATTATAGAAATTTATTAGTTTCATGTCAGAGAAAGCGAACACAGTCTGAACACTGTGCTTATAAGAAAGATGACTGGTACGATGAGCATCTGATGATTTCTCCATTACAATCTAACTGTGCGGAGTTTTTTAGATATTCAGAGGCTGGAGAAATTTTGCCGGCAGATAAGCCAGATAAGCAAGCGGCTGCTACCACGATTTTCAAACTTGGACTTAATATTTCTAAGCTAACTGCAAATCGCAAAAAAGCAATTGAAGATATTTTAGAAGTTATCGAAGTTTTGTCTGACGAAGACATAAAAAAGCTGATTCAAGGGTTCAATCAGCCGGATGCTAATGGAGAGTGCGAAGAGTTTAGCACGGCAATTATTTACATCCTAAATCAAACACTACTTTATCGGCACCCCATGATCTAA